A genome region from Desulfovibrio sp. includes the following:
- the cooS gene encoding anaerobic carbon-monoxide dehydrogenase catalytic subunit produces MESKKRDINDMSIWDDAKRMLAKARVDGVETAWDRLDQQTPHCRFCELGTTCRNCVMGPCRISAKAEPGGKLSRGVCGADADVIVARNFGRFIAGGSAGHSDHGRDVIEALEAVVEGRAPGYQIRDEAKLRRIAAELGVATEGREALDVAADVVDACYSDFGSRRKAVNFVSRVPAKRRELWEKLDITPRGVDREIAEMMHRTHMGCDNDAPNTMLHAARCALADGWAGSMIATELCDVLFGTPKPKMSTANLGVIKKDTVNILVHGHNPVVSEMILDAARDPEMIELAKKNGATGITVAGLCCTGNELLMRQGIPMAGNHLMTELAIVTGAVEVVVVDYQCIMPSLVQVAGCYHTRFIDTAAKARFTGAIHFNFHPENAREEARKIVRMAVDAFLERDPKRVEIPGEPVSIMTGFSNEAILEALGGTLDPLLDAVKAGTVRGFVGVVGCNNPKIKHDSANVGLMKALIKKDIMVLATGCVTTAAGKAGLLVPEGASMAGPGLQSLCGALGIPPVLHLGSCVDNARILQLCALIANALGVDISDLPVGASSPEWYSEKAAAIGLYAVASGIYTHLGLPPNILGSEKVTDIALNGLEQIVGASFVVNDDPEKAADLLDVRIRQKRQGLGLQP; encoded by the coding sequence ATGGAAAGCAAGAAGCGCGACATCAATGACATGTCCATATGGGATGATGCCAAACGCATGCTGGCAAAGGCCAGAGTAGATGGTGTAGAAACTGCCTGGGACAGGCTGGATCAGCAAACGCCGCATTGCCGTTTTTGCGAGCTTGGCACCACCTGCCGCAACTGCGTCATGGGGCCGTGCCGCATCAGTGCCAAGGCCGAACCCGGCGGGAAACTTTCTCGTGGCGTGTGCGGTGCAGACGCCGATGTAATTGTGGCCCGCAACTTTGGCCGTTTTATCGCTGGCGGCTCTGCCGGGCATTCGGATCACGGACGTGATGTGATTGAGGCTCTGGAGGCAGTGGTGGAAGGCCGTGCCCCCGGCTACCAGATTCGGGACGAGGCAAAATTGCGCCGCATTGCCGCTGAACTCGGCGTTGCGACAGAAGGGCGTGAGGCTCTTGATGTGGCCGCCGATGTGGTGGACGCCTGTTACAGCGATTTTGGCAGCAGGCGCAAGGCGGTCAACTTTGTCTCCCGCGTTCCGGCCAAGCGCCGCGAGTTGTGGGAAAAGCTCGACATAACTCCGCGCGGCGTTGACCGCGAAATTGCCGAAATGATGCACCGCACCCACATGGGCTGCGATAATGATGCACCCAATACTATGCTGCATGCGGCGCGTTGCGCACTGGCCGATGGCTGGGCAGGCTCCATGATCGCTACGGAATTGTGCGACGTGCTTTTCGGTACTCCAAAGCCCAAGATGTCCACCGCCAACCTTGGCGTAATCAAAAAGGACACAGTCAATATTTTGGTGCACGGCCACAATCCTGTGGTGTCCGAGATGATTCTGGACGCAGCTCGCGACCCTGAAATGATTGAGCTTGCCAAAAAGAACGGAGCAACAGGCATCACTGTTGCCGGGTTGTGCTGTACCGGTAATGAGCTGCTCATGCGGCAGGGTATCCCTATGGCGGGCAACCACCTGATGACGGAGCTTGCGATCGTGACTGGCGCTGTGGAAGTTGTGGTGGTGGACTACCAGTGCATCATGCCGAGCTTGGTGCAGGTGGCTGGCTGCTACCACACCCGCTTCATTGACACAGCCGCCAAGGCCCGCTTTACCGGGGCCATCCATTTTAACTTCCATCCCGAAAACGCGCGGGAAGAAGCCCGCAAGATCGTGCGCATGGCGGTGGACGCATTCCTGGAGCGCGACCCCAAGCGTGTGGAGATCCCCGGCGAACCTGTCAGCATCATGACCGGTTTTTCCAACGAGGCTATTCTTGAGGCTCTGGGTGGCACGCTTGATCCCTTGTTGGATGCCGTTAAGGCTGGCACTGTGCGCGGGTTTGTGGGCGTTGTTGGTTGCAACAACCCCAAGATCAAGCACGACTCGGCCAACGTGGGCCTCATGAAGGCGCTTATCAAAAAAGATATTATGGTTCTGGCCACAGGCTGCGTAACCACTGCGGCGGGCAAGGCCGGGCTGCTGGTGCCCGAGGGCGCTTCCATGGCCGGGCCGGGGTTGCAAAGCCTGTGCGGCGCGCTGGGCATCCCGCCCGTGCTGCACCTCGGCAGCTGCGTGGATAACGCCCGTATTTTGCAGCTGTGCGCGCTGATCGCCAATGCTCTGGGCGTGGATATTTCCGATCTGCCAGTGGGTGCGTCCTCACCGGAATGGTATTCTGAAAAAGCGGCGGCCATCGGCCTGTATGCCGTTGCCAGTGGCATTTACACGCATCTGGGTCTGCCGCCTAACATCCTCGGCTCAGAAAAGGTGACGGATATCGCCCTGAACGGTCTGGAACAGATTGTGGGCGCATCCTTTGTGGTGAATGACGATCCCGAAAAGGCGGCTGATCTGCTGGATGTGCGCATCCGGCAGAAGCGGCAGGGCCTTGGCCTGCAACCTTAG